gaaccaaccttcgccacttcagagtcggggacttagtcctaaggaaagtcaccattaacactcgagatcctaatgaagggaagctcggcccaaattgggagggaccctaccaagtcctcgacattgtcggaaagggatcttataagctcggcacgatgGAAGGCGAACAACTgacaaataattggaacatatcgcttctcaaacggtattattgctaaggtatgactttatccccttttttcatttatatattcgacactaactcactgCAGGTGTTCGATCGAAGATATCAAGACCTCAAAttttaaagcacgcgttgcactcttttttccttggatCGGTTTtcgtcccaattgggtttttccagcgaggtttttaatgaggcaacaattatgtgctacctgaggacaattcaacagtatccaaggcttctttacaattaatctcgaatactggggggcatcaccctcgaatGTTACACTTTCGAGGAAAATACTTCATGTCAAAGagtctcgatagagaaactttgtaatgggccaaacggtcgaatgaaccgtgtccGTATAGATTAGTCGGGCCTCGATGGAAacacatgtacgcatgtataaattatacaaagaagcattctttctatatcaaacatcttgtgtctcaaagaaaattttctactatataagctccatacttatgattttgtgagaaatggctcaagggccaagtgcaaatatacctcgtacactcggggactgccgttgacgatcgacatattcgagtaatctaaactcaaattcataagacctcaaagaggcacccctcgtTCTATAGGCCAAGGACATCACTCTCGGTGAGTAAagtgttattgggaaataagcccaagaggcatacccaaaggctacggccaaattaaagcggctcggagacgtccgaatcctgcaataaaaataggccttcgaattctttgaaaaaccggttaaaaaaggctaccctcgacaagtaatcaaaagggcttcgatgAAATCAGCCCTCAAAAAatcttaagaggtatcaaattatcttaacgcaaacgtgctaaggcacaaaaagtaaaggggtttcaatcgacatcgaaccttcaaaaaacccaatgggtaaagaatacgtgttaaggcataaagaaattttttactAAGTCTTTTAAGCCGAAAAGGGGAAAAATAGCCATCATTTAGAGGCCATATCcgcccaatctaaagagcctaagagccaatacacttagagttcgagattttattctcactcaattcggacctaagggtACCACTATTACGAGCTCAAATAAAACTGACTTGAATATAGCtcgaggattcatcattatttgatataaaacttTAAGGGGTCTGTTATTGTGAGTTtgaaacttactcgaactcggctaTAAAAACAGTACAATTACggcttcgatcaagccatccAAAATCAAAATCCCGAATATATTGTTGAGCTCGGGGACTTGCCCTCGCTTAattaaaaaacctaagggttttttctactctgagttcgagctattgctcactcgattatagaggctacaacaacccaattgcaacaaagttttcacaaggcaaaggcaaaacataatttatcataaatcagaaatcggagacaaaacggaaagaaaaggaatctttcatatatgcaaagtataTACAAAGACCACATCGGGTCttacacaaaaaaaaaatcctaagttcctagtccgcctcgggagccgcatcttcgggagcttcatctccatcttctcCGTTCTTGGATCCACTCGCAGAGTCTTCATCATCGGAAAGCAAAGCTCCGGCCTCGTCCTCCAAAACCTTTGCACTCTCGATATCAACCATgaggtcgaagccacgagcatgtacctcctcaagagtctctTTTCGATACTGGCGCCTAGCATGCTCGGTAACACGGGACAATCTAACCTCAGCAGTGTGAGAAATTTCCTTTGACCGAGTGTTAGCAGCTTCAGCGTCGGCTCGATAGGAGGCCACGAGCACCTCTGCCTCggatgtggcccttgcaagctcaACGGCCAACCGAGTCTCGAGCTCTTCAACCTTCTGGGCTCGGGCCAAGTTCTCCTCCTTCACACTTTAGAGTTGATGCTCAATCGAAGGCAGTTGGGCCCGAACCACATCTTTCTCCGAGGCGAGACGGTCCATGTTTTGCTTCTACCCCAAAGTCTCTGCCTCTTTAATCTTGGCCTCCTCAAGAAGCTGCTCAACCAATTCggccttctgctgaacctgcaggatcaaagggttagtcgccaatatcaagttaatacataacaagctcccaaaaattACATTACCCGTTCAATGAGCTCGATCTGATCTTGATGAGTTCTTGTCAGCTCGGCTCGAATACTCATGATCTCCTCTTCGTTTTGAtcatagaggagtttgagggcaTCTCTCTCCTCCGTAAGCTTTTTGAGATCATCCTCATATCGGACCAACTCAGCTCAGTATTTGGAGGACATTTCCCGATGGAGCGCCATAGCCTGTACAAAAAGGAAggaaatcagacttagagaaataagaacaaacgcaagcatggtaacatgggctaaaactcacttggttcaAAAGCCGCTAAGCCTCATAAAAAATGAGTGATGTGTCCAGGTCGGGAACATCATCGACCCCCGCGAAGCAGCCACGAAATATATCATCCCATTCGGAGGTCATCCCCACATCGGGGGTCCCCATGGACCGGGCATCTCGAAACTGCCCCTCAGAGAACGTGGGGCCGGGGCGGCAAATCACCAATGTTAATTGCCCCGAGTGAGTCATTTTgggcattctcttctctttgaagggcctcagaactagacccttcGGGATACTCGTCGGTTGCTCATCACGGTAGGAGGCATCATCAACACCTgatgactcggggactctgcTCGAACCTTCCTCCGAGATCACCTCGGTCTGCGGCTGAACCTCTTCGACCGTCACCAGCTCAGCATTTCTCGAAGCTTCGATGCCTTCCCTCTTCCGAGCCACCATCAGGTAGTCAGCATCTTCTCCCTCCTTGTCTTCATCTCGTAGCGTTTGGATTACATCGGCAGACAGAATGACGGGATCACTCTTCGAATTTCGAGCCCTTCTTTTCCTGGGCTTTGGGGTATCTGGAGGCgaggcccttctccttttcttgtctttggtcgGCTTCGGGACCTCCTCTTCCCTGAGGGGAGGCGGCCTCATGATGACATTATCTCCAAGACTTatatgagaagaaatcaagttaaaaataAGTATTTCACAGGAAAGCATCGAACACGGACAtgggaacttaccatgatttttggccttccatcgATCCTTGGCCAAATCGCGCCACAAGCGCTCAGCATACGAAGAGGTTGAAACCAGTTGTCGAACCCAACCGGCAAGGTCCGGGACTGCACCAGGAAACCAGGGGGAAGCTGtaccataaagaagaatatagatgagaaggggtaaaggaaacataacaagtaatcaaacaTTATCGCTGAGgttctacttacgcttcatgttccattatTCGGGGAATGACATCTTCTCAATAGGGATTAAGTTGGAGGTCCTGACTCGGACAAACCGACCCATCCATCCTCGGTCCTTATCCTTGTCcttgtctatgctcgagaatagcaccTTCGTGGCCCGGCACTGAAGCCTTATCATTCCACCCCGATAAAGACGGGGGttgtatagcctaatgagatgatcgagggtgaaagacatccccttgaccttgctcgagaaaaatctgagcaaaatgacaatgcgccaaaaagaggggtagatctggcctagggttacccgatattggcggcagaagtcgattatgacaggatcgacggaacccaatgtgaaagggtaagtatacacacttaagaactCTTTCACACgagtggtgatgtcctcctcgggggtaggaatcaccaactctttattctcccagtggcaGTCTTTTTTTTACCTGCTCGAGATCGCTTTCGGATATCGAACATATatatctagacatgggctcgcatcggccaggaaccgaagagggtatttcgactttaaagtcggaagtaagttcacatggcccggggatgcactcttcgatacgtggctccaccggtgttttgtcaccgGCTGGCCGCGATGAGGAGGACTTTTCTTCTTGAGGAACGGTCTTTGATATTTTTTCCATTGCTCTATGAGATTTACGGAAGAAGAAGAAGGCGAAATTTGTattttaataagagattggcaaacGAAAACCGAcaaagttgatgaacttgaagataatagaagagcttttgaagattagaagaagtttgaaagtaaagtttgagaagATTATGAAGGTGGTATATTTATAATAGTCACTTTGATGGTTTGAAAGCGctggtggccgaccatcaactgtcgttaattaatgaccttgggaactGTGCAGAAGCGATGCTTCAATCGCTTCTGTCGCTTACGTCACAATATTGACgtcataattgatcgaggtattaaatcgaagtctcgaattcgtttcttctcgttacactccaaaaaacgaggggactatctgtatacggtcaaaatcaggcatacccgatttcgttggcaggggagttgcctcgagggtaacctcataatagatcgggctcgagcacgaagatagaacatcaagcttggagatcgaagtgttcattgtgatcgaggccagcaacaatcgagatcaagcatgactgacttcgagtaaggcgtaataacggaatgacgagatatcagtaaccggtcgaagatcacgacGGAAATCCcgaaacaaatcaaatcaaagcagttattagtgccaatcacgggatctacttccgttattagagttgtaccttatttaggattcctctattatataaatagggatcccattcacttgtaaGGGGAAGAatcattattcactgataagaatatacacacACGCtgttttacttactgttcatcgtTGTCTGTTCCATCCTCTACtcttcttattaactaacctcgagactatcttgaatcgaggtcgaggcattgtttgcagaccggtttgatttattttattgttcaatttatctatttaattcgttgtttatcaattggtattggtttaaatcacatatccttaaaaccacaatataagtttaattgttactcaatttttagggtaaacaagaTGTAAACTTAGTGCCTAACCAAATATACAATACCCTTCTAACATATATTAATCTGTATTAAGTATTATTTTTGCTTCATTACTGTTCCTTAATCTGTTTTTGCTTCATTACTGGGTTCAACGTGAATTAGTATCTTTGAAATGGGACATAAAATAACatatgaaaataataaaaaattaataaatattatattttgatAAAACTTAAAGGTTGAATCATCTAGATCAAATTCAGAGTCTACCTCTATCCCTATATGGTATTTAAGCAACAAGTAAGTAAATTATACTTCATCACTGTCAATTTATGtgacattcttttatttttagtcaAACTAAAAAATAGTGATACCTTTTGGTATTTAATGGTATCAATTTAACTTCAAAATTTTTATTTCATCCTTAAAGAGCTAATTAATAGTCACACACATATCTATAATTTATTATGaatcataaattttaaaaatatttattttattcttaaatTCGATATTCAGTCAAAAAACATCATATCAATTGGGAGAGGAAAGAATGGTTAATTGAAACACATAAAAAAGTAAGTaaacaaacaaaagaaaaaacaGGGACCAAAGTGAACAGTTGACTAGTGAATGCAAGAGAGCGTAGCAGACGCTGTAAAGTTTGCACCAGAAATGACACAAATTACAGCTTCAACAGAAAAGTGCATCTTGCCATTTGCCAACTACTAGTTGGAGTCTTCACTATATCATTAAATTATGATTACCTCAATTCGAATGCCCCTAATTCcttatttctttttttaatcAAGTAAAGACGAAGTCAAAAAAAGAAAAGTACTGACAATACTTTATCTTACTGATATTTTCAAAGCACCTACTTTATACGGTGGTGGAATAGTCATATATACCTTCAGATCTCTTCTTTTACCAAAGCGTATAAAAGGAAGAAAAATTCCCATTACATTaaattaaagaaaagaaaagagataaaAGCAGCCAAAAGTTACTCTGCATGCCTAATTTAGCTTTCAAAGAGTAGACTCTATTATCACTCCCAAAGTCCAAACACCATTTTCGATATAACCAGACAAAAGTGAAAGTAAATTCTATACGCTTTAATTCTCTCTTCCCCCATTTTGCCGTAGTTTAGCATCTTTCGATCTTTAATCTTATCGTATGTATGATGAGATTTTAATGATCTGTGTTTACTAGTTAAGGATTGATCTTTAATTAGCATGTCTCCCTATTCATACATACTATAATTAAATAATTCTTTGTAACTCTTAACCTTTTAGATAAATTGATAGTACATTTCAATATATTATTGGAGTATACACGCAAGAGTTACTGAGTTCAAATTTTATCGCTTGCTAATAACAACAATAGTTACGCTTCAGtttcaaaaatattgtaaaatatTTTCACATGTCTAATCCATAAAAGTATGCTCTAGCAATTTGGGCTTTTAAACAAAATCGTAAGTTTGTAAATCCTTCAACAACCTAGATGGTAAGAGAACATACAGGGATCTAGACTATTGCATTAATAACTTTAGTTCGAACAAGGTATATGTCTGTATATGTACTGTATATTTCTGTGGAGATTTTCAGAAATAGTTTCCTTAATATATCACTTTTTACTCTATTGATAGAAAGCATCTTCGAATTAATTCTCTTGCATGTAGAATAAATTTTCTCTCTGCTTTGGACTTTGATCAAAGATAAGTGTTGTATCAAAAATTGTTTGCAACCGATCTCTACTGACTTTGAAGGAGAGCCTTAGAGCAATATTCAAGTTGTCTTTATATGATTTGtatgggttcgagccgtgaaattaGCCACCGATACTTGTATCAATATAGGCTGCTTATATTATAGGGGTGCGATCATTACCGGACCCTCCGTAAATACATGCTACTTAGTGTATCATTGAAACCTCCATTTTGCTTACAAGTTAACCAACCTTTCATTTAGCATTGTCTTTGCGTTAATTTACTACTGTCAAGTGTAGAATTCAACCAAGCAAATATGTAAGGTTTTCCAGTTTCCCGATGCCTTTGCTTACTGTCTCTGTCACTGGGAACTTCTTTTTTGTACGAATAAAGCTGAATGTAGAATAGTCTTTTGATCAGTAGTAGAGTAGTAGGGAGAATAGAACAAGAGAGCATGTTTTTAGAAGGCAGAATAAAGGATAAAAAATGGGTAGATGTATTTACCGCAAATGTATATACGTAAAAAAATACTACTAGTTGAATTTTAGCTAACGTAGTAACAGAGACATAATAATAAATGtaaaatatgcagcgcgaattgTTGGTTGAATAGAGACGCGTGTAGGGTTTCTGCTATGATTAGttgctttctttcttttctttccatTGCTTTTATTAACTTTTCTTCTTCCTCTACCTTTCCTTtcctttcctttcctttctttCCCTCCTCTCTTTCAAGGCTCAATCTCCGAGGTCTTAGCTAGCTGGAGAAGAGTCCAGAACCCATTTATGGTTATTTAGTATAACGAATATGGTTATTTAGTATAACGAAAATGtgtgtttaaaaaaaagagtaatatttttatatatagcgctcttttaaatagcgctatactttaacagagttttggccgttaaagtatagcgctctttatatataacgctcttttaaaccGCGCTATACAGGGCTGATAAGACAGCTATGCATAGGGCGGTATATAATCGCGCTATATATGTATAGTGcagttatataccgcgctatacataCATAAATAAACGGTCCCCCTCCTTCCCCACACTCGAACCATAGCCCCCATTTTTAACCGATCCCCCCCCCCAATTTTTAACCGACCCCCCTCCCCTCCCAAATTTCCTTCTAAAAAAATTGTAGTGGACCCTACCCGTCACACAAAAAGATAAGATTGTAGGTCCCACATCCTAGTCAAACCTTCTATTGTTGTGGTTTCCTCGTTTCCggctcaaattttcaattcatcGACTTTCCGAAAAatataaatcgaggtattccgatttagtttatgtcgaaactcgtataataatgcatattagttgttttgaatgtgtttccatgttgttttgtattttttttgcgattaaactagtaggttatttttatccggattaagatattagtgttttgtgtttgttttgtgattaaaatgtatttgttgtttttatctagtttagattatttatttgcttaaagactagtgcccttttagcgtagtaaaatgtagagcCTTTTAGCGTAGAATCCATGTAGTTTAAGTATCTTTTATActgatagatcaaacacaaactctgtccaattaaatatgataaaaattaattatttaatttacaaaacaaacatacaaaattatgaaaatatttaaattgacacacataagaattcaggatagtttGGTGCTAATGGGCCttaaatatcgagcctggaacccataggtatatactctgtccaattaaatatgataaaaattaattatttaattatttggtgGTCTGTTGCTGCCATCCACATCAAATCATGCAGATCCttgttgggatgtgccttctgaaaattggccttaaagtgcctcacacagtaagagtggtaggcataaggttcttgccatgcaggcaagttctctacagaacttaagataccaccatgccgatcagatattagacaaatgccGGAACGCTATTTGACAACATGCTCTTTCAAATGGTTCAAAAATAtcgtccacgtctcttggctttcattggcacaaatagcaaaagctagaggaaatatttatccattagcatctactgcaatggTTATCAATAGcttgatatcatactttccatatacatgagtgccgtctatggatattaccggccgacaatgcgaaaaaccatcaattgctggtttaaatgcccagaacacgtaattgaatatatattctgATTTTCCCGGACTActctcaagcttccattcaacaaccgtcccggggttaaagtgttgcagtgCGACCATGTACTTTGGTAgagctgcaaatgacttatcccagttaccataaataatttcaaacgcatgtttgcgcccgagaaatgcctttcttttagtAATGGTATgaccatattcctggtggactgaTGTAATGCACTCTTTGATTTTATATCTTATGAACGCTTCAAGGTGTGGAAtaaggacaagagaaatcaagtcaatatccaagttgcagtgattcccattgaatgtgtccatttcacatctGTGGGTGGGAATATATTTACCTACTTTCCACAGACCTGTGTTCTTCTtgctcgcacgcagcatccaatgaCAACCCGTTAATCATTTGCgacaaacaaccttgtatacatccggacTTGACTCCCATACtgtcatctcacgacactcttttacgctgtaTATTTTtgccgccctgcttaggcgcactttatcaggaaaaagcatgccatttgccagcaccgttggtctagaaCCATCCCACATTGTTGTCCGAATTTCATCAAAATACCTTATGagagcatccacatccggcatacttggcaagttatcaaggtagggaatcttccttgaatgaaacggtacttgggactcgtacactcttggtctaacggggtatggagcatactccctcgtcaaatcgggtccttcattctcttcctcctcgtcACCATCCTCACGAGAGAAGGGTGTGTCATATCCGGaatcatcggcattgttgtcataatcactgttctcttcctCACTCTATGCATCTGCCAGATCCTTATTTAATATGTCGTCTTCAGGCAATTGAGTGAGGACAGGTGGTTcaacttgctcgttttcactgcacaaacaataaaataataagctactgaaattaataaatacttttcatatagctgtatcacttcacttacaagtcgtAACGTGTTGACATTCCTTTATGGACATTATTCtattggtgatgactcccggatggaccaccatgatccaacacaccagaactacgtATATTCCAACTGGGCGTGGGTTCATAACTTATAAAAGTCATATTTGGCCGataccccctgtggaatatatgagtgttaatacaaattcaatacaacaaaaatatacatcgtaacactaaaaaaaattaaagtttaccactcgtcttgtagattatgtaaagcaggagagaaattatttcctcgctcctcattcgcccgtggtgataagtttaaatcagggCAAACTCTTTCATCCGGAACCTGTCTGGCAAAAACTGCTccagaataaccacccgatgactgagggttatccctactatgcgcaacctcattattgcgaacgtcttcgacCTTGACGTATATTTCAAACATTTTTATTAcaagaaattcccggtattcatccggagtcctcaaaaaatccctcaaagtttcatcatcgtcgatattaaactcagcgtaacaagcaaccccttgcggagtgacggaatatggatatcttccggttactttaaggttcaccgaacgttttctcacactcattttattacataacaacaataccaatctatcgtactccattgtaagcgGTAACTTAATATGatactgtggagataaactatagctcacaGAGTTATTCACCACCACAACCTcatccccctcccctcccccccaatataatgaaacccttacttttcgctcttcagacattatgaaaaaatgcttgagaatttaacaagaagaaaaatttgaatgagagttaggaatatttttgaatgaatttttgtaaaatcctaacgcctttaaataaggTAATGCCTAGCTAGGTGGGACGATTCGTTTTAGGTATAACACTcatttaaagagcgctatacccatttgaattattgttatgtcagttaaacgCAGGAGatttattggtgggcccacaaaacAGGTATAGCGcagttatataccgcgctatatatagcgcggtttaaaagagcgatatatatatatatatatatatagtgctcttttaaagagcgctatactttaacgggTTCTGGATTCAGCTGGAGAACCCCAGACATATAAATTGCTAGCACTATCaacaaacaaaaaagaaaaagaaaagatcaAATAGATTATAAGTAGCTACTACTGTAATTATTTAACCAACGACAACAAATTCAGTATAATACCTATATGGGATCGGGGAAGAATATTGGATACACAAACATTACCTCTACCTTATGTATAACAGTTTAAAAGAAATACACTAGTGAAGATGACATGAGCAAAAAAGAATTAACAACAATAATCTACTTATAAAGAAACAAAATCACACGAAACATCAAATAATAATAGAAGTCTAAGAATAaggaaatacaaaaataatactagAACAACTGATAAAGAAAGGGGAAACACTCGGACTATCCACTAACCTTATACTTTAATTTTCGACTTTCATGTCTTCCTATCAAGAGAAATTATTATCATTTAACCGACCACCAAAATTCTGTGTTATTATTAATCCACTATAGTACAATTCTTACTACTATTAGAAATTCAGCAAAAATCGACCGATCGACCGACTTTCGATCGGTTAAAAAACTAGCCAAAAAATCGACTGAAGTCGATCGGATTCTAATAAAAATTTTTTTAACGAGACCGACCAACTTCGATCGTTATTTTTTTGGCACAAAAATGCGAGAAAATATCTTTGTGTCccgtaaaattatttttcaaaaacctaccaactttggtcgagtttttatttaaaataaattaaaattaatattcaagAAACTAACCAGCTTTGATcggtttttcatttaaaataaattaaaattaatattcaaaaaattCCGGTTGTTTATTTAAAAAATCAACTGATTTCGGtcgttaattttattttttaattaaatcgACCGAAATCGACAGATTATTTTCGCGCGAAAATGTAATTAAAGAGTATACATAAATAAAAGAAAGTCTTAAACCAAAATgaaccaatggtctagtggtagaatagtatccagACACTGTACAAACCccagttcgattcccagatggtgaatttttTAATACATAATTAAAAATACCAGCTGACTTCGGTTGTTTTTTCGGtaggttttttctttttttggtcgtttgtggaatttaattgaccgaccaaaatcggtcggttAGCTCTAACGACCACACAATTATCGACCGCTAAGAATCAGTCGGTTTCCGGTCGATTTTTGCCAACTACCGACCAACGTCGGCCGATTTTGGCAGACGATTTTTTCGATTTTCCCCCTTTTTAGTATTGTACATTATTATTCTTCATATATTTTCGTAATTATTCATTGAATAAATAATCCGTACTTTATAATTGCTACGTACTTTTCATTAAAAATAGTCATTCCTCGTAGAAACTTAACGTTCACAGATTAATATAACGTGTATATGTTTGTATAtagtaaaatatgctatgacatATGGCCGTCCAAAAAAGGGATACGTGGAACCCCAAGACGGGGGGATGGCCAAAGACCGAAGGCAACTGTttcgtttgtcaccggaaagaataacgctcataaagatgtgataaatgctctttgcccggtagcatttaataaagaatatttCATGGCATTAAGAGCAATTACTTGTTACAGGAAATTtaacatttatgttcaccgttacatcttcatcaatatccctcataattgacattaaagaagggcacgatcgtAGGACCTCCTTTATaattataaatagtgagctcagttgtcattgtaaaggacacgaattttctgacaaacttacACTGCTTTCTATACAATGCTCAATACAATATTTTCTTcttactttttaattttgttgttgttgtgaccGAAAATCCTGTTCCCGAAACTATTATTTCTGCTATTTCGTCCATATCCTAAGGttaagtattgcataattcttcgattattttattatttcaggattaaattaattcaattatctagaaaccacgtattaattcaactgtaccattttacggtaaatagtttggcgcccaccgtgaggcttagacagtcgtgtaattaaattgatcctttccttttttactaacgtgtttgattattttgtcttagataaaatcataagaaatggcaCACTGTTAACGACATGCACAACCCCGAgattcgaggggatcaacctcatttcgaggactcaGTCAGTGGCACCCATAATGAGGGGAATAATGCTACACCGGTGCATGATAGGCAATATCCTTAATATGTTTAGGAGACCACTCCTGGTGATGCTGATGAGGAACATGTCGTTGACACTgtaagggtcttgcaagagcaacagACGATCATTCTAGGTCACCTCATGTGATAGGATGTGCTTCTGACAGAGTTAAAGCAGGCGTTATCGGGAGCTTCAAATAACGCTAACAGATGAGATCTGGTTCCTCCC
This region of Nicotiana tomentosiformis chromosome 4, ASM39032v3, whole genome shotgun sequence genomic DNA includes:
- the LOC138910421 gene encoding uncharacterized protein; the encoded protein is MDTFNGNHCNLDIDLISLVLIPHLEAFIRYKIKECITSVHQEYGHTITKRKAFLGRKHAFEIIYGNWDKSFAALPKYMVALQHFNPGTVVEWKLESSPGKSEYIFNYVFWAFKPAIDGFSHCRPVISIDGTHVYGKYDIKLLITIAVDANG